The following are encoded in a window of Nibricoccus aquaticus genomic DNA:
- a CDS encoding antibiotic biosynthesis monooxygenase, whose translation MQHVLIIHEVADYEAWKKVFDNAVGIRREAGERSYQVLRYENEPRRIVHFSAWTSIADARAFFESTRLVQIRKDAGVKAPDFIYLEQLESGTL comes from the coding sequence ATGCAGCACGTCCTCATCATTCACGAAGTCGCCGACTACGAGGCTTGGAAAAAAGTCTTCGATAACGCCGTCGGCATCCGCCGCGAAGCCGGCGAACGCTCCTACCAGGTGCTGCGCTACGAAAACGAGCCGCGCCGCATCGTTCACTTCTCCGCGTGGACCTCGATCGCCGACGCGCGCGCATTCTTCGAATCGACCAGGCTCGTCCAGATCCGCAAAGACGCCGGCGTGAAAGCCCCCGACTTCATCTACCTCGAACAGCTCGAGTCCGGCACGCTCTAG
- a CDS encoding nuclease-related domain-containing protein yields the protein MNSLIYLVGYVVIYLLIVVGIWKWRVSRRQERPPVQEKLIRAPGETLRQKLENYDDTLLLHLVAAALAPLLLMVFGLMGISKLSDTYQGWAIAGLLLIIAVALYFSARWLMIILEKRRNHYLGYFGERVVGETIDDLRSKGFRIFHDVPALEASPVFNIDHVIVGSTGVYAIETKTRRKGKARPGYPEHKVIFDGQQLVYPWGEDFHGLNQARDRALWLEEWLAQLLGRRVQVQPILTFPGWWVEEHAVGPIRVTSPKQIAPIILRNGALLTEEQIDLVSKQLEARCRDVQF from the coding sequence ATGAACTCCCTCATCTATTTAGTCGGTTACGTCGTCATCTACCTGCTCATCGTCGTCGGCATCTGGAAATGGCGCGTCAGCCGCCGCCAGGAACGTCCACCCGTCCAAGAAAAACTCATCCGCGCTCCAGGCGAAACGCTCCGCCAGAAGCTGGAGAATTACGACGACACTCTCCTGCTCCACCTCGTCGCCGCTGCCCTCGCCCCACTCCTGCTCATGGTCTTCGGCCTGATGGGGATATCCAAACTGTCTGACACCTATCAAGGCTGGGCTATCGCGGGACTGCTTCTGATCATCGCAGTCGCTCTTTATTTCAGTGCCCGCTGGCTCATGATAATCCTCGAAAAACGCCGCAACCACTACCTCGGCTACTTCGGCGAACGCGTCGTCGGCGAGACGATCGACGATCTCCGCTCAAAAGGCTTCCGCATCTTCCACGACGTCCCCGCCCTCGAAGCCAGCCCTGTCTTTAACATCGATCACGTCATCGTCGGCTCCACCGGCGTTTACGCCATCGAGACCAAAACCCGCCGCAAAGGCAAAGCCCGCCCCGGCTACCCCGAGCACAAGGTCATCTTCGACGGCCAGCAACTCGTGTATCCGTGGGGCGAAGACTTCCACGGCCTCAACCAGGCCCGCGACCGCGCCCTCTGGCTCGAAGAATGGCTCGCCCAGCTCCTCGGCCGCCGCGTCCAGGTGCAGCCCATCCTCACCTTCCCCGGCTGGTGGGTCGAAGAACACGCCGTCGGCCCTATCCGCGTCACCAGCCCCAAACAGATCGCCCCGATCATCCTCCGCAACGGCGCGCTCCTCACCGAGGAACAGATCGACCTCGTCTCCAAACAACTCGAAGCCCGCTGCCGCGACGTCCAATTCTGA
- a CDS encoding nitronate monooxygenase, protein MTPPIIIQGGMGVAVSSWRLARAVSLTGQLGVVSGTLLPVVQTRRLQQGDPSADLRHAFDHFPIPEIADRVWREFYVPGGLPLGAPFKLTPLPTLESPRSLIELTVLACFAEVFLAKEGHTGPIGINLLEKIQLPTLPSLYGAMLAGVDYVLMGAGIPRSIPGILDAFSRSEPASLKIDIEGSAPDAPDALTHFNPRILFSTSAPALHRPRFLAIVSSATLALTLAKKSTGQVDGFVVEGSVAGGHNAPPRGALQLSASGEPIYGPRDLPDLPKFRDLGLPFWLAGAFSSRAKIDEARALGAAGVQVGTAFALCDESGIFPDLKRRLRELIRTGSARVHTDPLASPTGFPFKIAQLSQTLSDAVAYAKRPRICDLGYLRQLFRRPDGTVGYRCAAEPVADFVRKGGQESDTVNRKCLCNGLAATVGLAQTRHGETELPLITAGDDIAQLARFFRPDRDTYTAADIIHTLLNPSIA, encoded by the coding sequence ATGACACCTCCGATCATCATCCAAGGCGGCATGGGCGTCGCCGTCTCCAGCTGGCGACTCGCCCGCGCCGTCTCCCTCACCGGCCAGCTCGGCGTCGTATCAGGCACGCTGCTACCTGTCGTGCAAACCCGCCGCCTCCAGCAAGGCGACCCCTCCGCCGATCTCCGCCACGCCTTCGATCACTTCCCCATCCCCGAGATCGCCGACCGCGTCTGGCGCGAATTCTACGTCCCCGGCGGCCTCCCTCTCGGCGCTCCCTTCAAACTCACCCCGCTCCCCACGCTCGAGTCTCCCCGCTCGCTTATCGAACTCACCGTCCTCGCCTGCTTCGCCGAAGTCTTCCTCGCCAAGGAGGGCCACACCGGCCCCATCGGCATCAACCTCCTCGAAAAAATCCAGCTCCCCACCCTCCCGTCTCTCTACGGCGCCATGCTCGCCGGCGTCGACTACGTGCTCATGGGTGCCGGCATCCCCCGCTCCATCCCCGGCATCCTCGACGCCTTTTCACGCAGCGAACCCGCCTCGCTCAAAATCGACATCGAGGGCTCCGCACCCGACGCTCCTGACGCCCTCACCCACTTCAATCCACGTATCCTCTTCTCAACGTCAGCGCCCGCCCTGCACCGCCCGCGCTTCCTCGCCATCGTCTCCTCCGCCACCCTCGCCCTCACCCTCGCAAAGAAATCCACCGGCCAGGTCGACGGCTTCGTCGTCGAGGGCTCCGTCGCCGGCGGCCACAATGCCCCGCCTCGCGGCGCGCTCCAGCTCTCCGCTTCCGGCGAGCCCATCTACGGCCCGCGCGATCTTCCCGACCTCCCCAAATTCCGCGATCTCGGTCTCCCCTTCTGGCTCGCTGGTGCCTTCTCCTCGCGCGCCAAAATCGACGAAGCCCGCGCCCTCGGCGCCGCCGGCGTCCAGGTCGGCACCGCCTTCGCCCTCTGCGACGAATCCGGCATCTTCCCCGATCTCAAACGCCGCCTCCGCGAACTCATCCGCACCGGCTCCGCCCGCGTCCACACCGACCCTCTCGCCTCCCCCACCGGCTTCCCCTTCAAAATCGCCCAGCTCTCGCAAACCCTCTCAGACGCCGTCGCCTACGCGAAACGCCCCCGCATTTGCGACCTCGGCTACCTCCGTCAACTCTTCCGCCGCCCCGACGGCACCGTCGGCTACCGCTGCGCCGCCGAACCCGTCGCCGACTTCGTCCGCAAAGGTGGCCAGGAATCGGATACAGTGAACCGCAAATGCCTCTGCAACGGCCTCGCCGCCACCGTCGGCCTCGCCCAGACGCGCCACGGCGAAACCGAACTCCCCCTCATCACCGCCGGCGACGACATCGCCCAACTCGCCCGCTTCTTCCGCCCCGACCGCGACACCTACACTGCCGCCGACATCATCCACACCCTCCTGAATCCCTCAATCGCCTGA
- a CDS encoding N-acetylmuramoyl-L-alanine amidase — MTLFPEIERLSPHFTADPAHEKLGVLFHHSVKPFEETIAYMRHPASEVSYHALIAPDGTRCTLVRDEHIAWHAGASVFRGRTRCNDFLLGLAFAGDTYAAPLTAAQLASAHEWLAARWILRRWTPEWMTDHRQVAPGRKNDLNPFEWMRVAAMIGTLQVP; from the coding sequence ATGACGCTGTTTCCCGAGATCGAACGCCTGTCCCCTCACTTCACCGCCGATCCCGCGCACGAAAAGCTCGGCGTCCTGTTTCACCACAGCGTGAAACCTTTCGAGGAAACCATCGCCTACATGCGGCACCCTGCGAGCGAAGTGAGTTACCACGCGCTCATCGCGCCCGACGGCACGCGCTGCACGCTCGTGCGCGACGAGCACATCGCCTGGCACGCGGGCGCATCCGTTTTTCGCGGACGCACCCGCTGCAACGACTTCCTCCTCGGCCTCGCTTTCGCGGGCGACACCTACGCCGCACCGCTCACAGCCGCCCAACTTGCCTCCGCGCATGAATGGCTCGCAGCGCGCTGGATTCTCCGCCGCTGGACGCCGGAATGGATGACCGATCACCGCCAAGTCGCGCCTGGGCGGAAGAATGACTTGAACCCGTTCGAGTGGATGCGCGTCGCAGCAATGATCGGCACGCTGCAAGTTCCCTGA
- a CDS encoding tRNA threonylcarbamoyladenosine dehydratase, protein MDTTSLPQDYLNRFGGVARLVGSAGLEKLHAAHVCVIGVGGVGSWAVEGLARSGVGAITMIDLDDVCVTNVNRQLPALDGTVGRPKVAVLAERVRLINPGCRVEVRTEFFTKDSAERLLGGAGFDGVIDAIDGMTQKALLIAECVRRGLRCVTVGGAGGKRDATLVRVGDLGDSHGDGLLRLVRKKLRRDHGFAGGKGNQYGVRCVSSAEHPVYPWANGTCSTEQEPGSALTLDCATGFGTAVWVTAAFGFAAAQEAVGLVVTGAGRGGEMTNDQ, encoded by the coding sequence ATGGACACGACTTCGCTACCGCAGGATTATCTGAACCGTTTCGGGGGAGTGGCGCGGCTGGTGGGAAGCGCGGGGTTGGAGAAGTTGCACGCGGCGCATGTGTGCGTGATCGGCGTGGGCGGGGTCGGATCGTGGGCGGTCGAGGGGCTGGCGCGCAGCGGGGTGGGGGCGATCACGATGATCGATCTCGATGATGTGTGCGTGACGAATGTGAACCGGCAGCTGCCGGCGCTCGACGGGACGGTGGGGCGGCCGAAAGTGGCGGTGCTGGCGGAGCGGGTACGGCTGATCAATCCCGGGTGTCGCGTGGAGGTGCGGACGGAATTTTTCACGAAGGACTCTGCGGAGCGGCTGCTGGGAGGAGCGGGCTTTGATGGGGTGATCGATGCGATCGATGGGATGACGCAGAAGGCGCTCTTGATTGCGGAGTGCGTGCGGCGCGGGCTGCGGTGCGTGACGGTCGGCGGCGCGGGTGGGAAGCGGGATGCGACGCTGGTGCGGGTGGGCGATCTGGGGGACTCGCACGGTGATGGGTTGCTGCGACTGGTGAGGAAGAAGCTGCGGCGCGATCACGGGTTCGCGGGCGGGAAAGGGAATCAGTACGGGGTGCGGTGTGTGTCGTCGGCGGAGCATCCGGTGTATCCGTGGGCCAATGGGACGTGTTCGACGGAGCAGGAGCCGGGGAGCGCGTTGACGCTGGATTGCGCGACGGGTTTCGGGACGGCGGTGTGGGTGACGGCGGCGTTTGGGTTCGCGGCGGCGCAGGAGGCGGTGGGATTGGTCGTCACCGGCGCGGGGCGCGGCGGTGAAATGACCAATGACCAATGA
- a CDS encoding AAA family ATPase: MSAGEKRVLRVALFGTESTGKSSLAEKLAGHFGEPWSREYVREFWDEHGATIRGGDLDAIARGQVAGEDAAAAQAKRVVFHDTELLTNVLWADLLFPGECPAWVRTEAEARSRRMDVYLLCAADVPFAEDPQRVFRDDVERQRSAALWRRTLEERGLRFVEISGGWAEREARAIAAVAELLAK, encoded by the coding sequence ATGAGTGCGGGTGAGAAGCGCGTGTTGCGCGTGGCGTTGTTCGGGACGGAGTCCACGGGGAAGTCGTCGCTTGCGGAGAAGCTGGCGGGGCATTTCGGCGAGCCGTGGTCGAGGGAGTATGTGCGAGAGTTTTGGGATGAGCACGGGGCGACGATTCGCGGAGGCGATCTCGATGCGATCGCGCGCGGGCAGGTGGCGGGCGAGGACGCGGCGGCGGCGCAGGCGAAGCGCGTGGTGTTTCACGACACGGAGCTGCTCACGAATGTGTTGTGGGCGGATCTGCTCTTTCCCGGGGAGTGTCCGGCGTGGGTGCGCACGGAGGCGGAGGCGCGGAGCCGGAGGATGGATGTGTACCTGCTGTGCGCGGCGGATGTGCCGTTCGCGGAAGATCCGCAGCGGGTCTTTCGCGACGATGTGGAGCGTCAGCGGAGTGCGGCGCTTTGGCGGCGGACGCTCGAGGAGCGAGGGCTGCGGTTCGTGGAGATCAGCGGCGGCTGGGCGGAGCGTGAGGCGCGGGCAATCGCGGCGGTGGCGGAGCTTTTGGCGAAGTAG
- the pnuC gene encoding nicotinamide riboside transporter PnuC — translation MNEVLRTIGAGFAGATWLDQANLALGIFGVVLMIRRSLWAFPVGLAAVAVQGVLFWDAQFPADAAVQVFFFVTLAWGWRHWVRDRGAAPELPVTRLGSRGILVTLGLAGSAMSAWVFWVAPHVGAQMPWRDAFIAAFSVAAQVLQARKNIENWPVWLVVNAVAVASYWKAELAYTAFLYAVYFFLAMAGWRSWRVALRAQADASLEKGVRE, via the coding sequence ATGAACGAGGTACTGCGGACCATCGGGGCGGGGTTTGCCGGGGCCACGTGGCTGGATCAGGCGAATCTGGCGCTGGGGATTTTTGGCGTGGTGCTGATGATCCGTCGTTCGCTGTGGGCGTTTCCGGTGGGGCTCGCGGCGGTGGCGGTGCAAGGTGTGTTGTTTTGGGATGCGCAGTTTCCGGCGGATGCGGCGGTGCAGGTTTTCTTTTTTGTGACGCTGGCGTGGGGCTGGCGACATTGGGTGCGCGATCGCGGGGCGGCGCCGGAGCTGCCGGTGACGCGGCTGGGCAGTCGTGGGATTTTGGTGACGCTCGGGCTGGCGGGATCGGCGATGTCGGCGTGGGTGTTTTGGGTGGCGCCGCATGTGGGGGCGCAGATGCCGTGGCGGGATGCGTTTATCGCGGCGTTCAGCGTGGCGGCGCAGGTGCTGCAGGCGCGGAAGAACATCGAGAACTGGCCAGTGTGGCTGGTCGTGAATGCGGTGGCGGTGGCGTCGTATTGGAAGGCGGAGCTGGCGTACACGGCGTTTCTGTACGCGGTGTATTTCTTCCTCGCGATGGCGGGCTGGCGGTCATGGCGCGTGGCGTTGCGGGCGCAGGCGGATGCGAGCCTTGAGAAGGGAGTGCGGGAATGA
- the rpsL gene encoding 30S ribosomal protein S12, protein MPTINQLVRKGRRKVRTKSKSPALAGNPFRRGVCVQVMTRTPKKPNSAIRKVAKVRLTNGSEVISYIPDEGHNLQEHSIVLVRGGRVKDLPGVRYHIVRGTLDATGVEKRRRSRSKYGVKRPKAAKVTAK, encoded by the coding sequence ATGCCGACCATCAATCAACTCGTACGCAAAGGACGCCGCAAGGTGCGCACCAAGTCCAAATCTCCGGCCTTGGCGGGCAACCCTTTCCGCCGTGGTGTCTGCGTGCAGGTCATGACCCGCACCCCGAAGAAGCCCAACTCCGCTATCCGTAAGGTCGCGAAAGTCCGTCTCACAAATGGCAGCGAAGTCATCTCGTACATCCCTGACGAAGGTCATAACCTCCAAGAGCACTCGATCGTGCTCGTGCGTGGTGGTCGTGTGAAAGATTTGCCCGGTGTTCGTTATCACATCGTTCGTGGTACCCTCGATGCCACCGGTGTAGAAAAACGTCGTCGCAGCCGCTCCAAGTACGGCGTCAAGCGCCCGAAGGCCGCCAAGGTCACTGCTAAATAA
- a CDS encoding Hsp33 family molecular chaperone HslO, translating to MSESKPINPAESGLEVRTHFVRNRNVLVARADFSELYVDYYLHLGEQKIVVAPEHDAIFKRALAAFVLHCASRPWKEMVAWTMNFQEPLVNVFLTGDNETGAITGRVFAEDVRQLEQNVFYVDVVKVGEPKRRSAVNFSGADPLVAVEAFYAQSEQRPGRLFQLGEEEFALVAEHPDCDVPWMQALTVERMRELDKAETLSLMEKRIYRWHCGCNQERMMEVLAPVMRQDAEGLFGDEQKIEIRCPRCAARHAITREAMEAFVARRE from the coding sequence ATGTCTGAATCGAAACCGATCAATCCCGCTGAGTCCGGTCTGGAGGTGCGCACGCACTTCGTTCGCAATCGTAACGTGCTCGTGGCGCGGGCGGATTTTTCGGAGTTGTACGTCGATTACTACCTGCATCTGGGCGAGCAGAAGATCGTGGTGGCGCCGGAGCATGATGCGATTTTCAAGCGGGCGCTCGCGGCGTTTGTGCTGCACTGCGCGTCTCGGCCGTGGAAGGAGATGGTGGCGTGGACGATGAATTTCCAGGAGCCGCTGGTGAATGTGTTTCTCACGGGCGACAATGAGACGGGCGCGATCACTGGGCGCGTGTTTGCCGAGGATGTGCGGCAACTGGAGCAGAATGTTTTTTATGTGGATGTGGTGAAGGTGGGTGAGCCGAAGCGGCGGAGCGCGGTGAATTTTTCCGGCGCCGATCCGCTCGTGGCGGTGGAGGCGTTTTATGCGCAAAGCGAGCAGCGGCCGGGGCGGTTGTTTCAGCTGGGGGAGGAAGAGTTCGCGCTCGTGGCGGAGCATCCCGACTGCGATGTGCCGTGGATGCAGGCGCTGACAGTCGAGCGGATGCGGGAGCTGGATAAAGCGGAGACGCTGTCGCTGATGGAGAAGCGGATCTATCGCTGGCACTGCGGGTGCAATCAGGAGCGGATGATGGAGGTGCTCGCACCGGTGATGCGGCAGGATGCGGAGGGGCTTTTCGGCGATGAGCAGAAGATCGAGATCCGTTGTCCGCGGTGCGCGGCGCGGCATGCGATCACGCGGGAGGCGATGGAGGCGTTTGTGGCGCGCAGGGAATGA
- a CDS encoding TatD family hydrolase encodes MSVPLYDAHNHLHDEWLFLHREKISAQLSAIGLRRAVVNGTAESDWLAVLSLARAHPTWITPSLGLHPWHVGNRSANWLATLTAHLDATPHAALGEIGIDRWMTDRAHPSDTRLIGLRRAPLAEQLDAFSAQLSLATARNLPATLHCLDAWGALHDTLRTAPALPARGFLLHAYGGPAELIRRFADLGAYFSFNGYFLDDRRARQLDTFRHIPPDRLLIETDAPAMPIPQAWRTHKLPPSPEGTPLNHPGNIGATYTALAAFLGEPLPSFATRIEQNFLRLFRPARPPS; translated from the coding sequence ATGTCCGTCCCCCTCTACGACGCGCATAATCACCTCCATGACGAGTGGCTCTTCCTTCACCGGGAAAAAATCTCCGCCCAACTCTCCGCCATCGGCCTGCGCCGCGCGGTCGTCAACGGCACCGCCGAGTCCGACTGGCTCGCCGTTCTCTCCCTCGCCCGCGCTCACCCCACGTGGATCACCCCCAGCCTCGGCCTCCATCCCTGGCACGTCGGCAACCGTTCCGCCAACTGGCTCGCCACACTCACCGCTCATCTCGACGCCACGCCCCACGCCGCTCTCGGCGAGATCGGCATCGACCGCTGGATGACTGACCGTGCCCATCCTTCCGATACGCGTCTCATCGGTCTCCGCCGCGCCCCGCTCGCCGAACAACTCGACGCCTTCTCCGCCCAGCTCTCCCTCGCGACCGCCCGCAATCTCCCCGCCACCCTCCACTGCCTCGACGCCTGGGGCGCGCTCCACGACACCCTCCGCACCGCACCCGCCCTCCCAGCCCGCGGCTTCCTCCTCCACGCCTACGGCGGCCCCGCCGAACTCATCCGCCGCTTCGCCGATCTCGGCGCATACTTTTCTTTCAACGGCTACTTCCTCGACGACCGCCGTGCCCGCCAACTCGATACATTCCGCCACATCCCGCCCGACCGACTCCTCATCGAAACCGACGCCCCCGCCATGCCGATCCCCCAAGCTTGGCGCACCCACAAGCTCCCGCCATCCCCCGAAGGCACGCCCCTCAATCACCCCGGCAACATCGGGGCCACCTACACCGCCCTCGCCGCCTTCCTCGGCGAACCGCTCCCCTCCTTCGCCACCCGCATCGAGCAAAATTTCCTCCGCCTCTTCCGCCCCGCCCGTCCGCCTTCCTGA
- the msrA gene encoding peptide-methionine (S)-S-oxide reductase MsrA — MDPNIKTETLVLGGGCFWCTEGAYELVPGVKTVVSGYSGGARKNPTYEQICTGTTGHAEVIRIEYDPAEVTLERLLNLFWVVHDPTTLNRQGNDHGTQYRSVIYYANDAQKAAAEKAKTEAQAKFSDPIVTEISPLGIFYEAEEYHQDYFRKNPDAGYCQYVVKSKVDKMKKALAK; from the coding sequence ATGGACCCTAATATCAAAACTGAAACGCTCGTCCTCGGTGGCGGCTGCTTCTGGTGTACGGAAGGCGCGTATGAGCTGGTGCCGGGCGTGAAAACGGTCGTGAGCGGCTACAGTGGCGGTGCTAGGAAGAATCCCACCTACGAACAGATTTGCACCGGTACGACCGGTCATGCCGAGGTGATCCGCATCGAGTACGATCCCGCCGAGGTGACGCTGGAGCGGTTGCTCAATTTATTCTGGGTCGTCCATGACCCGACCACGCTCAACCGCCAGGGCAACGACCACGGCACGCAGTACCGCTCGGTGATCTACTACGCGAACGACGCGCAGAAAGCCGCCGCTGAAAAGGCGAAGACCGAGGCGCAGGCGAAGTTTTCAGATCCGATCGTGACGGAGATTTCACCGCTCGGGATTTTCTACGAAGCCGAGGAGTATCATCAGGATTATTTCCGCAAAAACCCGGATGCCGGTTACTGCCAGTACGTCGTGAAATCGAAGGTCGATAAGATGAAGAAGGCGCTCGCGAAGTGA
- a CDS encoding SufE family protein, translating into MTLAEKQRALIDDLSVVDDRYERLSLVVDRSRRSAYTLPASEKTDATRVTGCISPVWLTGELHDDGLSLRFDAESPMVRALVSLLVELYDGATPAEIVTTEPILFDELGLSRDLSPTRRNGLTAVRARIKLLAEKHLAP; encoded by the coding sequence ATGACCCTCGCCGAAAAACAACGTGCCCTCATCGACGACCTCTCCGTCGTCGATGACCGCTACGAACGCCTCTCCCTCGTCGTCGATCGCTCGCGCCGCTCCGCCTACACCCTTCCTGCCTCCGAAAAAACCGATGCCACCCGCGTCACCGGCTGCATCTCCCCCGTCTGGCTCACCGGCGAACTCCACGACGACGGTCTCTCCCTTCGCTTCGACGCCGAGTCCCCCATGGTTCGAGCCCTCGTCTCACTGCTCGTAGAACTTTACGACGGCGCCACCCCGGCCGAGATCGTCACCACTGAACCGATACTCTTCGACGAACTCGGCCTTTCCCGCGACCTCTCCCCCACCCGTCGCAACGGTCTCACCGCCGTCCGCGCCCGCATCAAACTCCTCGCGGAGAAACACCTCGCCCCCTGA